In the Oryza glaberrima chromosome 6, OglaRS2, whole genome shotgun sequence genome, one interval contains:
- the LOC127777035 gene encoding LOW QUALITY PROTEIN: flocculation protein FLO11-like (The sequence of the model RefSeq protein was modified relative to this genomic sequence to represent the inferred CDS: substituted 2 bases at 2 genomic stop codons), whose translation MDPEERVAEAMKGLLVEYSQQSARLAVQVRGNEYRRAAAAGGGGGFLLSPGERERLRAGSGLELVIVPVMEGDQVVSSSASAEVLVSPLVEGEVRVVPAVERRRWRRQAAAEEWEEIDPETKYRGVRVRFGTRYVAEIHNPTGAGRLWLGTFDTAEQGAWAYDAAARVLRGEAAATNFGDPAQAPSPLSAEMRSMLAFFDRARARRERVVEERGAAAAEAEASEAPAPAPLLLLPAPPPSSDVSPVTVQVAAPPSSSDAAPVPATLLSDASPVIVQVPVPPSSDAAPVPAPTLSDASPVPVQVPVPPPAATAAAAAPVPKKRKLLTASTLSGSGGPRRGRRRVAEATFAGRGRGVWSGRRRGRGRIPTEVTVGTPSPSAPTPAPASATAPLIQSNVVISPVPPTLAASGIAAWPPVPAIPELTTVAAAPLPEKPVLTAHDVVMATLFPNGVFSYTAGSSHAPPPPPPPPPVASGSFFQEVIPPGGVPTNYAIHEAPDFDPNVFFADVPDGEQDEPVLLSSTSTLLDVDNSLTLVADDAASSAQAAVDVASSSAQAAIDVPSSSVLAVVDVPSSSAQAAIDVPASSAQAATDVASLSTQCAAGNERPIVIITFTVTGTKCCDFPGIINTHHLYRSCTTTVAGGNRGRGRGCGLTRAVVTAGAPPPPSAALVPVPASAPTMEPNATILPGSSTLSPGASAAAPAVAPLTAAPEAILVPMPPPAAAAAAAAPVPKXRKLQTASTLSGSGGPERGRGRVAEATFASRGRGVXNGRGSGRGRIPTAVTVGTPSPSAPTPAADPASVPASASAPATTPLMQPNVVISPVPSTLAASGAAAPPPVPATPELATAAATRLPEKRILTAHEVVIATLFPNGIFSYTAGPSHAPPPPPPASDSFFQVVIPPGGVPTNYAVHEALDFDPNIFFADVPDGEQGEPVLLSSMSTLLDVDTSSSVAADDASSSAQAAVDVASLSAQAAVDVCSSSVQAVINVPSSSAQAAIDVPSSSAQAATDVASSLTQGAAGNERPIVFDFDLNEPSSNYE comes from the exons ATGGATCCGGAGGAGAGAGTAGCGGAGGCGATGAAAGGCTTGCTGGTGGAGTACTCCCAGCAGTCGGCGCGCCTCGCCGTGCAGGTACGGGGGAACGAgtaccgccgcgccgccgccgcgggcggcggcggcgggtttcTGCTGTCGcccggggagagggagaggttgAGGGCCGGTTCCGGGTTGGAGCTCGTGATTGTGCCCGTCATGGAGGGGGATCAGGtggtgtcgtcgtcggcgtcggcggaggtTTTGGTTTCGCCGTTGGTGGAGGGCGAGGTTCGCGTCGTCCCCGCcgtggagcggcggcgctggcgtcgtcaggcagcggcggaggagtggGAGGAGATTGACCCGGAGACGAAGTATCGTGGGGTGAGGGTGAGGTTTGGGACGAGGTATGTCGCCGAGATCCACAACCCGACGGGGGCCGGGCGGCTGTGGCTGGGGACGTTCGACACGGCGGAGCAGGGGGCGTGGGCgtacgacgcggcggcgcgggtgctgcgcggggaggcggcggcgaccaacTTCGGCGATCCCGCGcaggcgccgtcgccgctttcGGCGGAGATGCGGTCCATGCTAGCGTTCTTCgaccgagctcgagctcgccgcgaGCGTGTGGTGGAGGaacgtggggcggcggcggcagaggcggaggcgagcgaggctcctgctcctgctcctctcCTGTTGctgcctgcgccgccgccttcgtctgATGTGTCTCCGGTGACGGTGCAGGTGGCAGCGCCTCCGTCGTCATCTGATGCAGCTCCTGTGCCAGCGACGCTGTTATCTGATGCATCTCCGGTGATTGTGCAGGTGCCCGTGCCGCCGTCATCTGATGCAGCTCCGGTGCCAGCGCCGACGTTATCTGATGCATCTCCGGTGCCGGTGCAGgtgcccgtgccgccgcctgcaGCCACAGCCGCAGCTGCTGCACCTGTAcccaagaagaggaagctcCTGACAGCCTCAACCCTCTCCGGAAGCGGTGGACCGAGACGAGGACGTAGGCGTGTTGCCGAGGCAACCTTTGCCGGTCGCGGCCGTGGAGTTTGGAGTGGGCGCAGGCGCGGACGCGGACGCATTCCGACTGAGGTGACCGTGGGTACTCCATCGCCGTCGGCGCCCACACCTGCACCAGCATCAGCAACTGCACCGTTAATACAGTCAAATGTTGTGATTTCACCGGTGCCGCCCACACTTGCTGCCTCTGGCATAGCTGCATGGCCACCGGTGCCGGCGATACCTGAGCTCACAACCGTAGCAGCGGCGCCTTTACCGGAAAAGCCGGTGCTGACAGCCCATGACGTTGTCATGGCAACACTCTTCCCCAACGGTGTCTTCTCCTACACCGCCGGGTCATCAcatgcgccgccaccgccaccaccgccaccgccggtggctAGCGGTTCCTTCTTCCAGGAGGTGATCCCTCCCGGCGGTGTGCCGACAAACTACGCCATACATGAGGCTCCGGACTTTGACCCAAACGTCTTCTTCGCCGATGTGCCCGACGGTGAGCAGGACGAGCCCGTGTTGCTGAGCTCGACATCGACGCTCCTTGACGTTGACAACTCATTGACTCTGGTTGCCGACGATGCAGCCTCGTCGGCTCAAGCAGCCGTTGACGTCGCATCATCGTCAGCTCAGGCTGCCATCGACGTCCCTTCCTCATCGGTTCTGGCTGTCGTCGACGTCCCCTCCTCATCGGCTCAGGCTGCCATTGACGTTCCCGCCTCGTCGGCTCAGGCTGCCACCGATGTTGCATCCTTGTCGACCCAATGTGCTGCTGGGAATGAGAGGCCAATAGT TATCATCACCTTCACAGTCACTGGAACCAAATGCTGTGATTTCCCTGGTATCATCAACACTCACCACCTCTACCGTAGCTGCACGACCACCGTTGCGGGTGGAAACCGTGGGCGTGGGCGCGGATGCGGACTTACTCGGGCGGTGGTGACCGCGGGtgctccaccgccaccttctGCAGCTCTAGTGCCGGTGCCTGCATCAGCACCAACAATGGAGCCGAATGCCACTATTTTGCCGGGGTCATCCACACTCTCGCCAGGCGCCTCTGCTGCTGCACCGGCGGTTGCACCGCTGACGGCGGCACCTGAAGCGATCCTGGTCCCGATGCCGCCGCCTGCAGCTGCAGCCGCAGCTGCTGCACCTGTACCTAAGTAGAGGAAGCTCCAAACAGCCTCAACCCTCTCCGGAAGCGGTGGACCGGAACGCGGACGCGGGCGTGTTGCTGAGGCAACCTTTGCTAGTCGTGGCCGTGGAGTTTAGAATGGGCGCGGGAGTGGACGCGGACGCATTCCGACTGCGGTGACCGTGGGTACTCCATCGCCGTCGGCACCCACACCTGCTGCAGATCCGGCATCGGTGCCTGCATCTGCATCAGCACCAGCAACTACACCGTTAATGCAGCCAAATGTTGTGATTTCGCCGGTGCCTTCTACACTCGCTGCCTCTGGCGCAGCTGCACCGCCACCGGTTCCGGC GACGCCTGAACTTGCAACCGCAGCAGCTACGCGTTTACCAGAAAAGCGGATTCTGACAGCCCATGAAGTTGTCATTGCAACTCTCTTCCCCAACGGTATCTTCTCCTACACTGCAGGGCCAtcgcatgcgccgccgccgccgccgccggctagcGATTCCTTCTTCCAGGTGGTGATCCCTCCTGGCGGTGTGCCGACAAACTACGCCGTCCACGAGGCTCTGGACTTTGATCCAAACATCTTCTTCGCTGATGTGCCCGACGGTGAGCAGGGCGAGCCCGTGCTGCTGAGCTCGATGTCAACGCTTCTCGACGTTGACACCTCGTCGTCTGTAGCTGCTGATGATGCATCCTCATCGGCTCAGGCAGCCGTTGACGTCGCATCGTTGTCAGCTCAAGCCGCTGTCGACGTCTGTTCCTCGTCGGTTCAGGCTGTCATCAACGTCCCCTCCTCATCGGCTCAGGCTGCCATCGACGTTCCCTCCTCGTCGGCTCAGGCTGCCACCGATGTCGCATCCTCGTTGACCCAAGGTGCTGCTGGGAATGAGAGGCCGATAGTGTTTGACTTTGACCTCAACGAACCATCATCCAATTACGAATGA
- the LOC127776072 gene encoding triacylglycerol lipase 2-like isoform X1: MARILYLINLVVLFLGFNLHRALSWRNQSYMNDIADRCAPSPHPLSMCQSRAAAFGYPCEEYKVTTEDGYILSLKRIPHGPHDSNTSTEMRPPVLLFHGLMVDGATWVMSTPKQSLGFILADNGFDVWIANSRGTNSSRNHTSLSTKDPAYWEWSWDELASYDLPAVLQFAYDHTGEKIHYIGHSLGTLMILAAFSEHKLLDVVRSAVLLCPIAYLSRTKSKLLKLAAHIFLAETVHWLGFHEFNPVGPVAHEVLSQICGDPEINCYDLFSAVAGPDCCLNTSTFCAFLEHAPQSTSVRNLVHLSQLVRNGGVSRFDYGNAKNNMKHYNQPRPPPYNLSSIPNHVPIFLTHGGEDYLGDVPDTRHLLRTLVKKHNSDSIEVIYVPDYAHADFIMAYNAPELIYGPMVDFFKRH, encoded by the exons ATGGCTAGGATTCTTTATCTAATCAATTTGGTGGTTCTTTTCCTTGGCTTTAATCTGCACAGAGCTCTCTCATGGAGGAACCAAAGTTACATGAATGATATCGCTGATCGATGTGCCCCTTCACCCCATCCTTTAAGTATGTGCCAGTCACGAGCAGCAGCTTTTGGCTATCCATGTGAAGAATACAAG GTCACAACAGAAGATGGCTACATTCTTAGTTTAAAGAGGATTCCCCATGGTCCTCATGACTCTAACACCTCGACTGAGATGAGGCCACCGGTACTGCTTTTCCATGGACTTATGGTG GATGGTGCTACTTGGGTAATGAGTACTCCAAAACAATCACTTGGATTTATTTTGGCAGACAATGGATTTGATGTTTGGATTGCCAATAGTCGTGGAACAAATTCCAGCCGGAACCATACCTCACTCTCCACAAAAGATCCG GCTTACTGGGAATGGTCGTGGGACGAACTTGCTTCCTACGATCTTCCTGCAGTGCTGCAGTTTGCCTATGATCACACAGGCGAGAAAATCCACTATATCGGTCACTCCCTG GGAACCTTGATGATTCTTGCAGCCTTCTCTGAGCACAAGTTACTAGATGTAGTGCGATCAGCTGTTTTGCTCTGCCCAATAGCTTATCTGAGCAGGACGAAATCCAAACTCCTTAAGCTTGCTGCTCACATCTTCCTTGCAGAA ACAGTTCACTGGCTAGGCTTTCACGAGTTCAATCCTGTTGG GCCAGTTGCACATGAAGTTCTAAGCCAAATATGCGGCGATCCTGAAATTAATTGCTATGATCTATTTTCGGCTGTAgcag GACCAGATTGCTGCCTCAATACTTCAACCTTTTGTGCCTTTCTAGAGCATGCTCCACAGTCTACCTCCGTCAGAAACCTCGTTCACTTGTCGCAGC TGGTAAGAAATGGAGGTGTCAGCAGGTTCGACTACGGCAACGCCAAGAATAACATGAAGCATTACAACCAGCCACGCCCACCGCCGTACAACCTCTCCTCCATTCCGAATCATGTCCCCATCTTCCTCACCCATGGTGGCGAGGACTACCTCGGCGATGTCCCCGACACAAGGCACCTCCTGAGGACGCTGGTCAAGAAGCACAACAGCGACAGCATCGAGGTGATCTACGTGCCAGACTACGCGCATGCCGACTTTATCATGGCCTACAATGCTCCAGAACTCATATACGGACCGATGGTCGACTTCTTTAAGCGCCACTGA
- the LOC127776072 gene encoding triacylglycerol lipase 2-like isoform X2, whose amino-acid sequence MARILYLINLVVLFLGFNLHRALSWRNQSYMNDIADRCAPSPHPLSMCQSRAAAFGYPCEEYKVTTEDGYILSLKRIPHGPHDSNTSTEMRPPVLLFHGLMVDGATWVMSTPKQSLGFILADNGFDVWIANSRGTNSSRNHTSLSTKDPAYWEWSWDELASYDLPAVLQFAYDHTGEKIHYIGHSLGTLMILAAFSEHKLLDVVRSAVLLCPIAYLSRTKSKLLKLAAHIFLAETVHWLGFHEFNPVGPVAHEVLSQICGDPEINCYDLFSAVADCCLNTSTFCAFLEHAPQSTSVRNLVHLSQLVRNGGVSRFDYGNAKNNMKHYNQPRPPPYNLSSIPNHVPIFLTHGGEDYLGDVPDTRHLLRTLVKKHNSDSIEVIYVPDYAHADFIMAYNAPELIYGPMVDFFKRH is encoded by the exons ATGGCTAGGATTCTTTATCTAATCAATTTGGTGGTTCTTTTCCTTGGCTTTAATCTGCACAGAGCTCTCTCATGGAGGAACCAAAGTTACATGAATGATATCGCTGATCGATGTGCCCCTTCACCCCATCCTTTAAGTATGTGCCAGTCACGAGCAGCAGCTTTTGGCTATCCATGTGAAGAATACAAG GTCACAACAGAAGATGGCTACATTCTTAGTTTAAAGAGGATTCCCCATGGTCCTCATGACTCTAACACCTCGACTGAGATGAGGCCACCGGTACTGCTTTTCCATGGACTTATGGTG GATGGTGCTACTTGGGTAATGAGTACTCCAAAACAATCACTTGGATTTATTTTGGCAGACAATGGATTTGATGTTTGGATTGCCAATAGTCGTGGAACAAATTCCAGCCGGAACCATACCTCACTCTCCACAAAAGATCCG GCTTACTGGGAATGGTCGTGGGACGAACTTGCTTCCTACGATCTTCCTGCAGTGCTGCAGTTTGCCTATGATCACACAGGCGAGAAAATCCACTATATCGGTCACTCCCTG GGAACCTTGATGATTCTTGCAGCCTTCTCTGAGCACAAGTTACTAGATGTAGTGCGATCAGCTGTTTTGCTCTGCCCAATAGCTTATCTGAGCAGGACGAAATCCAAACTCCTTAAGCTTGCTGCTCACATCTTCCTTGCAGAA ACAGTTCACTGGCTAGGCTTTCACGAGTTCAATCCTGTTGG GCCAGTTGCACATGAAGTTCTAAGCCAAATATGCGGCGATCCTGAAATTAATTGCTATGATCTATTTTCGGCTGTAgcag ATTGCTGCCTCAATACTTCAACCTTTTGTGCCTTTCTAGAGCATGCTCCACAGTCTACCTCCGTCAGAAACCTCGTTCACTTGTCGCAGC TGGTAAGAAATGGAGGTGTCAGCAGGTTCGACTACGGCAACGCCAAGAATAACATGAAGCATTACAACCAGCCACGCCCACCGCCGTACAACCTCTCCTCCATTCCGAATCATGTCCCCATCTTCCTCACCCATGGTGGCGAGGACTACCTCGGCGATGTCCCCGACACAAGGCACCTCCTGAGGACGCTGGTCAAGAAGCACAACAGCGACAGCATCGAGGTGATCTACGTGCCAGACTACGCGCATGCCGACTTTATCATGGCCTACAATGCTCCAGAACTCATATACGGACCGATGGTCGACTTCTTTAAGCGCCACTGA
- the LOC127777789 gene encoding glutathione S-transferase T3-like — protein sequence MWRPPRPASTAARDLDQDAHRPEGDLDQSGIGSMRHRVVPPIGVDGWKAQGLFIGEQVTDEEVCTDGTQSGYFTDLLVNDVDESQFAAPTSDPISNEAPTAAKSSQGRTKNFTTQEDILLVSAWLNVGMDPIQGVDQSQGTYWARIHEYFHANKEFESTRSESSLLNRWSAIQHDVNIFCGCMSRIEARNQSGSRVDDKIANACELFKEEDKKHRKFNLMHCWNILKDKPKWMDNRKKVGCAKKPSNKKQKTVANSSPTSVEPADLDVYCSDAQPSVRPDGKKAAKQKLRQGRTIEAVDYLMEKKKEADVVRELKKEEMCKKAFALQEERCKRAFALQEERNKLEREKFEFQKKEAEKAEKVEEERILGLDLSTMNYNQQKYYEWRQNKILARRCNI from the exons ATGTGGAGGCCGCCGCGTCCTGCTTCAACGGCGGCTAGGGACTTGGATCAGGATGCTCATCGCCCGGAAGGGGACTTGGATCAGTCGGGTATTGGATCGATGCGCCATCGGGTGGTTCCTCCAATAGGCGTCGATGGTTGGAAGGCACAAGGTCTGTTCATCGGTGAGCAAGTCACCGATGAGGAGGTCTGCACAG ATGGTACGCAATCAGGTTATTTCACTGACCTCCTAGTaaatgatgttgatgaatctcaATTTGCCGCACCTACTAGTGATCCAATCTCCAATGAAGCTCCAACAGCTGCCAAGAGTTCTCAGGGTAGGACCAAAAATTTCACTACTCAGGAGGACATCCTTCTTGTGTCAGCTTGGCTGAATGTGGGCATGGATCCTATTCAAGGAGTAGATCAATCACAAGGCACATATTGGGCAAGAATACATGAATATTTCCATGCCAACAAAGAGTTTGAGTCAACGCGTTCTGAATCCTCTTTATTGAATCGTTGGTCCGCAATACAACATGATGTGAATATTTTCTGTGGATGTATGTCCAGAATAGAGGCTAGGAACCAGAGTGGTTCCAGAGTTGATGACAAG ATCGCAAATGCATGTGAATTGTTTAAGGAGGAAGACAAGAAGCATAGGAAGTTTAACTTGATGCATTGCTGGAATATCCTGAAGGACAAGCCCAAGTGGATGGACAATCGGAAGAAAGTTGGATGTGCCAAAAAACCAAGCAATAAGAAACAGAAGACAGTGGCAAATTCAAGTCCTACATCAGTTGAACCTGCTGATCTTGATGTCTATTGTTCTGATGCTCAACCATCTGTAAGACCAGATGGAAAGAAGGCGGCAAAACAGAAGCTACGACAGGGTAGAACCATAGAAGCAGTGGACTATCTgatggaaaagaagaaagaagctgATGTTGTGAGAGagttgaagaaagaagagatgTGCAAGAAAGCCTTTGCTCTGCAGGAAGAGAGGTGCAAGAGAGCCTTTGCTCTGCAGGAAGAACGGAAcaaattggagagagaaaagtTTGAGTTCCAGAAGAAAGAAGCTGAGAAGGCTGAGAAGGTGGAAGAGGAGAGAATTCTCGGTTTGGATTTGAGCACAATGAACTACAATCAGCAGAAATATTATGAATGGCGTCAGAACAAGATTCTCGCTCGACGTTGCAATATCTAG